One segment of Pseudobythopirellula maris DNA contains the following:
- a CDS encoding amidohydrolase family protein gives MILAGQLLLNDDPCAARIAPGYVRVEGDTIAEVVVGEVPASADAGGPHALVSPGLVDAHLHLPQFDTMGAHGLPLLEWLEGATFPAERRWEDPDFARSMTQRVVDQLFAHGTTAVCAYATVHHEGALAALETAAERGLRGVIGQVLMDREAPGFLCRDAEESIAGTARLLDLFPPGGRLAAAVTPRFAITCTPELLAQAGGLAAERNATVQTHLAETVAECQFVERLFGEASYTQVYDQAGLLTPRSVMGHGIHLSDEDRRLLKDRGSIIAHCPTANSFLRSGAMDRRALLGAECPMVLGSDIGAGYERSMVRVARAMVETASALGEGYPSAAEAWRQITAGTSETLGWSDAGFLKPGAPADLLLVEPDIDWLGGRVDPLAMLLFAWDDRWLRRTYARGELVYGSDAS, from the coding sequence ATGATCCTCGCCGGACAATTGCTGCTGAACGACGACCCGTGCGCGGCGCGGATCGCGCCGGGTTACGTGCGGGTGGAGGGAGATACGATCGCCGAGGTCGTGGTAGGAGAGGTCCCCGCTTCGGCCGACGCCGGGGGACCGCACGCGCTGGTCTCACCCGGGCTCGTCGACGCCCACCTCCATTTGCCGCAGTTCGACACGATGGGCGCGCACGGCTTGCCGCTGCTCGAGTGGCTCGAAGGCGCCACGTTCCCCGCCGAACGCCGCTGGGAGGACCCCGACTTCGCCCGTTCGATGACGCAACGCGTCGTCGATCAACTCTTTGCACACGGCACGACGGCCGTATGCGCCTACGCCACGGTGCACCACGAGGGCGCCCTCGCCGCTTTGGAGACGGCCGCCGAACGCGGATTGCGCGGCGTGATCGGTCAGGTGCTGATGGACCGCGAAGCTCCCGGGTTCCTCTGCCGCGACGCCGAGGAATCGATCGCAGGCACGGCGCGGCTGCTGGATCTCTTTCCGCCCGGCGGCCGCTTGGCCGCGGCTGTAACGCCGCGTTTCGCAATCACCTGCACCCCGGAACTGCTCGCCCAGGCGGGCGGCCTTGCCGCCGAGCGCAACGCCACCGTGCAGACCCACCTGGCGGAGACCGTCGCCGAGTGCCAGTTCGTGGAGCGGCTCTTCGGCGAGGCGAGCTACACGCAAGTTTACGACCAGGCCGGGCTGCTCACGCCGCGGTCGGTGATGGGCCACGGCATCCACCTCAGCGACGAGGACCGGCGGTTGCTCAAGGATCGCGGCTCGATCATCGCCCATTGCCCCACGGCGAATTCTTTCTTGCGATCGGGGGCGATGGATCGCCGCGCGTTGCTCGGCGCCGAGTGCCCGATGGTTCTCGGCAGCGACATCGGCGCCGGCTACGAGCGTTCGATGGTTCGTGTCGCGCGTGCGATGGTCGAGACCGCTTCGGCGCTCGGCGAGGGCTACCCCTCGGCCGCCGAGGCGTGGCGGCAGATCACCGCCGGGACGAGCGAGACCCTCGGCTGGTCCGACGCCGGCTTTTTGAAACCCGGAGCGCCGGCCGACTTGTTGCTCGTCGAGCCCGACATCGATTGGCTCGGCGGCCGCGTTGACCCGTTGGCGATGCTGCTGTTCGCTTGGGACGATCGTTGGCTGCGTCGCACCTACGCCCGAGGCGAACTCGTTTACGGGTCCGATGCGTCTTGA
- a CDS encoding pyridoxine 5'-phosphate synthase has product MAKLGVNIDHVATVRQARRAEEPDPVWASALAVLGGADGITIHLREDRRHIQDRDLAVLMQTAAVPVNLELACAPDVVAIGCDAKPQQATLVPERREEVTTEGGLDVVGGRDKVAEATRRLQEAGIVVSLFIDAVPTQVEATADIGADAVELHTGPYAHAFAAGDPGEALARLAEAGELAQKLGLTLHAGHGLNYQNVGPVAAFPGMVDLNIGHSIIARAVMVGMERAVSDMKRLIDTACR; this is encoded by the coding sequence TTGGCGAAACTCGGCGTCAACATCGACCACGTGGCCACCGTACGCCAGGCCCGCCGGGCCGAAGAGCCCGACCCGGTTTGGGCTTCCGCGCTCGCCGTACTGGGCGGGGCCGACGGGATCACGATCCACCTGCGGGAGGACCGCCGGCACATCCAGGACCGCGATCTCGCGGTGCTGATGCAAACGGCCGCCGTGCCGGTGAACCTCGAGCTGGCTTGTGCGCCGGATGTGGTCGCCATCGGCTGCGACGCCAAGCCGCAGCAGGCCACCCTCGTTCCCGAGCGTCGCGAAGAGGTCACGACCGAGGGGGGCCTCGACGTGGTGGGGGGACGCGACAAAGTGGCCGAGGCGACCCGCCGACTGCAAGAGGCCGGGATCGTCGTGAGCCTGTTCATCGACGCCGTCCCCACGCAGGTCGAGGCGACGGCCGACATCGGCGCCGATGCCGTCGAGCTGCACACCGGTCCGTACGCCCACGCCTTCGCCGCCGGCGACCCGGGCGAGGCGCTCGCCCGATTGGCCGAGGCGGGCGAGCTGGCCCAGAAGCTGGGCCTCACGCTGCACGCCGGCCACGGGCTCAATTACCAGAACGTCGGCCCCGTGGCGGCGTTCCCCGGCATGGTCGACCTGAACATCGGCCATAGCATCATCGCTCGCGCGGTGATGGTCGGCATGGAGCGGGCGGTGAGCGACATGAAACGGCTGATCGACACAGCTTGCCGCTGA
- the murB gene encoding UDP-N-acetylmuramate dehydrogenase gives MALATGFENFTTPDAPLADRTWLRVGGTAKLLARPSNVDELIAVVARCREEGVSVRLLGGGSNVLVRDSGYDGVVVSLEDEAFHKVEIEGNRVRAGGGASLAKLINDTVRSGLAGLDPLVGIPGTVGAALHNNSGGRGGDIGQCAREATVLTRSGETLTRTRDDMVFAYRESSLDELVILEAEFELEPQDPDTLTKRMQKQWIVQKSTQPMTHQRAAQVFRNPRGMSAGMLIDQAGLKGAAVGGAEVSPKHANYIVAHDGASSDDIEKLIDKVRDSVAERMGVELERALEIW, from the coding sequence ATGGCATTGGCGACCGGTTTTGAGAACTTCACGACCCCCGACGCCCCGCTCGCCGACCGCACCTGGTTGCGTGTGGGGGGGACGGCGAAGCTGCTCGCCCGGCCCTCGAACGTCGACGAGCTGATTGCGGTTGTGGCGCGTTGCCGTGAGGAGGGCGTGTCGGTCCGGCTGCTAGGGGGCGGGTCGAACGTGCTGGTCCGCGACAGCGGCTACGACGGCGTGGTCGTTTCGCTCGAAGACGAGGCGTTCCACAAGGTCGAGATCGAAGGCAACCGCGTGCGGGCAGGGGGCGGCGCCTCGCTCGCCAAGCTGATCAACGACACCGTGCGGTCCGGCCTGGCCGGGCTCGACCCGCTGGTCGGCATCCCCGGCACGGTGGGCGCCGCGCTGCACAACAACTCGGGCGGCCGCGGCGGCGACATCGGCCAGTGTGCCCGCGAGGCCACGGTGCTGACCCGTTCGGGCGAAACGCTCACTCGCACGCGTGACGACATGGTGTTCGCCTACCGCGAGAGCAGCCTCGACGAGCTGGTGATCCTTGAAGCCGAGTTCGAGCTCGAGCCACAAGACCCCGACACGCTGACCAAGCGGATGCAGAAGCAGTGGATCGTGCAGAAGTCGACCCAGCCGATGACGCATCAACGCGCCGCCCAGGTGTTCCGTAACCCGCGCGGCATGAGCGCCGGCATGCTGATCGATCAGGCGGGCCTCAAGGGGGCAGCCGTGGGCGGCGCCGAGGTCAGCCCGAAGCACGCCAACTACATCGTCGCCCACGACGGCGCCAGCAGCGACGACATCGAGAAGCTGATCGACAAGGTGCGTGATAGCGTCGCCGAGCGGATGGGGGTTGAGCTAGAGCGGGCTTTGGAAATCTGGTAG
- a CDS encoding DinB family protein, with the protein MNVNEAIQTAAGLSNMVLNAYLGDLDDADLMRRPAPGCNHLAWQLGHLITAEKHMIDTIQPGAAPELPEGFADQYSRETCGDDDPSHFCTKQEYVDLFTQMRKASSDMVAGLSPERFDEETPDENFRRIVPTIGAMCLLLANHPMMHAGQFVPVRRVLGKPTAI; encoded by the coding sequence ATGAACGTCAACGAAGCGATTCAGACAGCCGCCGGACTCAGCAACATGGTGCTCAACGCGTACCTCGGCGACCTTGACGACGCCGACCTCATGCGGCGCCCGGCGCCGGGGTGCAATCACTTGGCTTGGCAGCTGGGGCACCTGATCACCGCCGAAAAGCACATGATCGACACGATCCAGCCCGGCGCGGCGCCGGAGCTTCCCGAGGGCTTTGCCGATCAGTACAGCCGAGAAACATGCGGCGACGACGACCCGTCGCATTTCTGCACGAAGCAGGAATACGTGGACCTCTTCACGCAGATGCGCAAAGCGTCTTCTGACATGGTGGCGGGCCTTAGCCCCGAGCGATTCGACGAAGAGACGCCGGACGAGAATTTTCGCAGGATTGTGCCGACCATCGGCGCGATGTGCTTGCTGTTGGCGAACCACCCGATGATGCACGCCGGCCAGTTCGTGCCCGTGCGCCGAGTGTTGGGCAAGCCGACTGCGATCTAA
- a CDS encoding Gfo/Idh/MocA family protein, translating into MALGFGIVGCGMISRFHAKALGDTRGAKLVACCSSNPKSAAKLADEFGVTAHADLKALLADPAVDAVCICTPSGAHMEPAVAAAKAGKHVLIEKPLEVTLKKCDRVIAACEQAGVQLATIFPSRFHGASQTLKKAVDGGRFGRMTMGDAYIKWHRTQEYYDSGAWRGTWALDGGGALMNQAIHTVDLLLWLMGPVEQVCAQTATLAHERIEVEDTAVATLRFASGALGVIQATTAAWPGYLKRIELHGDSGSAILEEESIRAWDFAKPRKSDAKVREAMNRGDEHGGGAGDPAAIGHHAHAKQFADFIAAIRAERSPAIDGHEGRRSVELILAIYKSAKSGKPVSLPLKSDPKLG; encoded by the coding sequence ATGGCTTTAGGTTTCGGTATTGTCGGTTGCGGCATGATCAGTCGCTTTCACGCCAAGGCTCTCGGCGACACGCGTGGGGCGAAGCTGGTGGCGTGCTGCAGCAGCAACCCGAAAAGCGCCGCCAAGCTGGCCGACGAGTTCGGTGTCACCGCCCACGCGGACCTCAAGGCGTTGCTCGCCGATCCGGCGGTCGACGCCGTCTGCATCTGCACGCCCAGCGGCGCGCACATGGAGCCGGCCGTGGCGGCCGCCAAGGCGGGTAAGCACGTGCTGATCGAGAAGCCGCTCGAGGTGACGCTCAAGAAGTGCGACCGCGTGATCGCCGCCTGCGAGCAGGCCGGCGTTCAGCTCGCCACGATCTTTCCGAGCCGCTTCCACGGCGCCTCGCAAACGCTCAAGAAAGCGGTCGACGGCGGCCGCTTCGGCCGCATGACCATGGGCGACGCCTACATCAAATGGCACCGCACCCAAGAGTACTACGACTCGGGCGCGTGGCGGGGAACGTGGGCGCTCGACGGCGGCGGCGCACTGATGAATCAAGCGATCCACACCGTCGACCTGCTGCTGTGGCTCATGGGCCCGGTCGAGCAAGTTTGTGCACAAACCGCTACGCTTGCGCATGAGCGCATCGAGGTCGAGGACACCGCCGTCGCGACGCTCCGTTTCGCCAGCGGGGCCCTCGGCGTCATCCAGGCGACCACCGCCGCTTGGCCAGGATATCTAAAGCGGATCGAGCTTCACGGCGACTCCGGCAGCGCGATCCTGGAGGAGGAAAGCATCAGGGCGTGGGACTTCGCCAAGCCCCGCAAGAGCGACGCGAAGGTCCGTGAAGCGATGAACCGTGGCGACGAGCATGGCGGCGGCGCCGGCGACCCCGCGGCGATCGGTCATCACGCCCACGCCAAGCAATTCGCCGACTTTATCGCCGCTATAAGGGCGGAGCGCTCGCCCGCCATCGATGGCCATGAAGGTCGCCGCAGCGTGGAGTTGATCCTTGCGATCTACAAGTCGGCCAAGAGCGGCAAGCCGGTCAGCTTGCCGCTGAAGAGCGACCCCAAGCTCGGCTGA
- a CDS encoding tRNA (cytidine(34)-2'-O)-methyltransferase, whose amino-acid sequence MADPYEPLLHVVLYQPEIPYNTGSVGRTCVAVGAKLWLVRPLGFQVDDHHLRRAGLDYWRHLAWEVVDDWAALGERLPLERAWMFTKYGDGGYLDASYARGDILVFGRESNGLPEELLANAQGRRLRIPTRPEVRSLNLSNSVAVAGYEALRQIGGGPV is encoded by the coding sequence GTGGCGGACCCTTACGAACCTCTTTTGCACGTGGTGCTGTACCAGCCCGAGATCCCCTACAACACGGGGAGCGTCGGCCGCACGTGTGTGGCGGTGGGCGCCAAGCTGTGGCTGGTGCGGCCGTTGGGATTTCAGGTCGATGACCACCACTTGCGCCGCGCGGGTCTCGACTACTGGCGGCATTTGGCGTGGGAGGTGGTTGATGACTGGGCGGCGCTCGGCGAGCGTCTCCCGCTCGAGAGGGCGTGGATGTTCACCAAGTACGGCGACGGCGGCTATTTGGACGCCTCGTACGCTCGCGGCGACATCCTGGTGTTCGGCCGCGAGTCGAACGGGCTGCCCGAGGAACTGCTCGCCAACGCCCAGGGCCGGCGCCTGCGGATCCCCACCCGTCCCGAAGTCCGAAGCCTCAACCTGTCGAACAGCGTAGCCGTGGCGGGGTACGAGGCCCTGCGGCAGATCGGCGGCGGCCCCGTCTGA
- a CDS encoding helix-turn-helix transcriptional regulator, with protein MNCTNCSETLADAGDVIDFLGAAMLCGSTTTIRLASFAQDALGWLPDRAFLHGHAFNRDESGLWSSSQKFLVSHSKAVEAFQAISGSPAYVEALTPVFGWGERSLANGAMQPVVATAVEAVGAERLYASELGRLRREAGIEDVLTAAWKVDEGKYLLIGLGRELDSSPYSDDERCKLRLLARGMAPILKGGASHASKGVSLSKAYNLTKAEAEVLEHALRGLTEKQIAEQLDRSHHTIHSHLKRIYKRFGVTSRAELLALALEG; from the coding sequence TTGAACTGCACCAATTGTTCGGAGACACTCGCCGACGCCGGCGATGTGATCGATTTTCTCGGCGCCGCAATGCTTTGCGGGTCGACCACAACCATAAGGCTCGCTTCGTTCGCGCAGGACGCCCTCGGCTGGTTGCCAGACCGCGCGTTTCTGCATGGGCACGCCTTCAACCGCGATGAAAGTGGCCTCTGGAGTTCGAGCCAGAAGTTTCTGGTGAGCCACAGCAAAGCGGTCGAAGCGTTCCAAGCGATTAGTGGTTCTCCTGCTTACGTTGAGGCGCTGACTCCCGTCTTCGGCTGGGGTGAACGATCACTCGCGAACGGCGCCATGCAGCCGGTTGTCGCCACTGCTGTCGAGGCGGTTGGTGCCGAGAGACTCTACGCGAGTGAACTCGGACGCCTGCGACGCGAGGCAGGAATCGAAGACGTTCTCACCGCTGCGTGGAAAGTCGACGAAGGAAAGTACCTGCTGATCGGTCTGGGACGAGAGCTCGACTCGTCGCCCTATAGCGATGACGAGCGTTGCAAGCTGCGGCTCTTGGCGCGAGGCATGGCGCCGATTCTCAAAGGGGGCGCCTCCCACGCATCGAAGGGGGTTTCGCTCAGCAAGGCGTACAACCTCACCAAGGCCGAGGCCGAGGTTCTTGAGCACGCGTTGCGGGGACTCACCGAGAAGCAGATCGCCGAGCAACTCGATCGCAGTCACCACACGATCCACAGCCACTTGAAGCGGATCTACAAGCGATTCGGCGTCACGAGCCGCGCCGAGTTGCTCGCCTTGGCGTTAGAGGGCTAA
- a CDS encoding cell division protein FtsQ/DivIB, producing the protein MASDKKPAQSDSPPAAGLSSRGQLLLALGVLACGWFVVQAAWRSWAPAVAASDAYRIAPENIELSPAAPPWVRSDLRGEALATAGLVGELSALDAPDRLQQRVADALRFHPWVRDVTGVVLTPPHGLRVSLEYRMPVAVAYAAQGGPASRWLPIDAEGYRLPAGDLSANELRLLPRIQSAGAAPLVGEPWEDPRLRGAVALIVRLGPAWRELRLVDVTPSPRPETRGASQHYLYTLRSSARMEIFWGAAPGHEPAGESTFEQKLSRLRAYIQQNGPIDKITTSPKRIEVRDGLIASERTVLLPAEPFDGDSSDAALLK; encoded by the coding sequence ATGGCCAGTGATAAAAAGCCCGCCCAAAGCGATTCTCCCCCCGCCGCCGGTCTCTCTTCACGCGGTCAGCTCCTGCTGGCGCTCGGCGTGTTGGCGTGCGGCTGGTTCGTCGTCCAGGCGGCTTGGCGCAGTTGGGCGCCCGCCGTGGCGGCGAGCGACGCCTACCGCATCGCGCCCGAGAACATCGAGCTCTCGCCCGCGGCCCCGCCTTGGGTCCGGTCCGACCTGCGTGGCGAAGCGCTCGCCACCGCCGGGCTCGTAGGCGAGCTCTCGGCGCTCGACGCCCCCGACCGCTTGCAGCAGCGCGTAGCCGACGCCCTGCGGTTTCACCCCTGGGTGCGCGACGTGACGGGCGTCGTGCTCACGCCGCCGCACGGGCTGCGTGTGTCGCTCGAGTACCGCATGCCGGTCGCCGTGGCTTACGCGGCGCAAGGCGGCCCCGCATCGCGTTGGCTGCCGATCGACGCCGAGGGCTACCGCCTGCCCGCCGGGGACTTGTCGGCCAATGAACTGCGTCTGCTGCCCCGCATCCAGTCGGCCGGCGCCGCCCCGTTAGTGGGCGAGCCGTGGGAAGACCCGCGGCTTCGTGGCGCCGTGGCTCTGATCGTCCGATTGGGGCCGGCTTGGCGTGAGTTGCGGCTGGTTGACGTCACCCCGTCGCCGCGGCCCGAGACCCGCGGCGCGTCGCAGCACTACCTCTACACGCTGCGTTCGTCGGCCCGCATGGAGATCTTCTGGGGCGCCGCCCCGGGTCACGAGCCGGCGGGCGAGTCGACGTTCGAGCAGAAGCTCAGCCGGCTGCGGGCCTACATCCAGCAGAACGGCCCGATCGACAAGATCACCACCAGCCCCAAGCGGATCGAAGTGCGCGACGGCCTGATCGCCAGCGAGCGGACCGTGCTGCTGCCCGCCGAGCCGTTCGACGGCGACAGTTCGGACGCCGCGCTGCTGAAGTGA
- a CDS encoding anthranilate synthase component II encodes MILLVDNYDSFVHNLARYLRRLGEETLVVRNDAVDAEGVAKLAPHAVVLSPGPGGPLEAGRCVELVRALSGATPLLGVCLGHQAIAQALGARVERSPRPWHGRTSLVEHDGQGLFAGLPSPLTACRYHSLSVAGESLPTELIATAWSDDGVLMAMRHATAPTYGVQFHPEAVLTDHGLELLRNFVGLAQRFHGEPATSAGVSATA; translated from the coding sequence TTGATCCTGCTCGTCGACAACTACGACAGCTTCGTCCACAACCTCGCTCGCTACCTGCGGCGGCTGGGGGAGGAGACGCTGGTCGTGCGCAACGACGCGGTCGACGCAGAGGGCGTCGCCAAGCTCGCCCCGCACGCCGTGGTGCTCTCGCCGGGGCCCGGAGGACCGCTCGAGGCGGGCCGCTGCGTCGAGCTCGTGCGGGCTCTCAGCGGCGCCACGCCGCTGCTGGGCGTTTGCTTGGGGCATCAGGCGATCGCCCAAGCGCTCGGCGCCCGGGTCGAGAGGTCGCCGCGCCCGTGGCATGGGCGAACCTCGCTCGTTGAGCACGACGGCCAGGGCCTGTTCGCCGGGCTGCCGAGCCCGCTCACGGCATGCCGCTACCACTCGCTCAGCGTGGCAGGCGAGTCGCTTCCGACGGAGCTGATCGCCACGGCGTGGAGCGACGACGGCGTGCTGATGGCGATGCGTCACGCCACGGCGCCGACCTACGGCGTGCAGTTCCACCCCGAGGCGGTGCTCACCGATCACGGCCTGGAGTTGCTGCGCAACTTTGTCGGCCTTGCCCAACGTTTTCACGGCGAGCCGGCTACATCCGCCGGAGTCTCGGCCACCGCCTAG
- the dapA gene encoding 4-hydroxy-tetrahydrodipicolinate synthase, with translation MDRKGSEFAGVSVALTTPFVNGEVDYDRFAEQVEFQIAAGVDCLCPVGTTGESPTLSHDEHERVIAFVVEKTSGRTKVMPGTGSNSTAEAVRLTKFAERAGADAALQVAPYYNKPTQEGFYQHYKRLAEECGLPQCVYNIPGRTAKNIEPETIVRLAELENIAVVKEATGSLDQCSRILAETNLTVLSGDDSLTLPMMAVGASGSISVVANLVPGDVKAMVAAAAAGDFAAAREQHFKLFALCRDMLGLATNPIPVKAAMKLLGRDNGEMLLPMTPLEEPLVEKLRGSLTAYGLL, from the coding sequence ATGGACAGAAAAGGCTCTGAATTCGCCGGCGTCTCGGTCGCGCTCACCACGCCGTTTGTGAATGGCGAGGTCGACTACGACCGCTTCGCCGAGCAGGTTGAATTCCAGATCGCCGCGGGCGTTGACTGCCTCTGCCCGGTCGGCACGACCGGCGAGTCGCCCACGCTCTCTCACGACGAGCACGAGCGTGTGATCGCGTTCGTGGTGGAGAAGACGTCCGGCCGCACGAAGGTGATGCCCGGCACGGGCTCGAACAGCACGGCCGAGGCGGTGCGGCTCACCAAGTTCGCCGAGCGGGCCGGCGCCGACGCCGCCTTGCAGGTGGCGCCGTACTACAACAAGCCGACCCAAGAGGGCTTCTACCAGCACTACAAGCGCTTGGCCGAGGAGTGCGGGCTGCCCCAGTGCGTCTACAACATCCCGGGCCGCACGGCCAAGAACATCGAGCCTGAGACGATCGTCCGCCTCGCGGAGCTGGAGAACATCGCCGTCGTCAAAGAGGCGACCGGCTCGCTCGACCAGTGCTCGCGCATCTTGGCCGAGACCAACCTCACGGTGCTCAGCGGCGACGACAGTCTCACGCTGCCGATGATGGCGGTCGGCGCGTCGGGCTCGATCTCGGTGGTGGCCAACCTCGTGCCGGGCGACGTGAAGGCGATGGTCGCCGCCGCCGCGGCGGGCGACTTCGCCGCCGCTCGGGAGCAGCACTTCAAGCTGTTCGCGCTCTGCCGCGACATGCTTGGGCTCGCCACGAACCCGATCCCCGTTAAGGCCGCGATGAAGCTCTTGGGCCGCGACAACGGCGAGATGCTCCTGCCGATGACGCCGCTCGAAGAGCCGCTCGTCGAGAAGCTCCGTGGCAGCCTGACAGCGTACGGCTTGCTCTAG